The nucleotide sequence CAGTTCCTACTTTTTTCTAAACCTTATGAATAGAATAAGCCTTAAACAATTACTAGATactcaccagatactcaccaaacagatAGCTTCTTCTCCGACCAATCAAATTGTTTCTTTCCTGAGATGTCACAGTTTGGTTTTTTCACTCTCCTTTGAACTCAGCACGGGCCGGTTCCGAGCAGCTGACAGGTCCACctttccgactgctcttcccaaagGTGAGTGAAATAGGCCGCGCTCCCCAGGCTGTCCTTATTCTCTTCCCACTCTGTGTATCTCCCACAGGTcagcctctctgactgctcttcctgaaGTTGAGTGATCGAggattgtgtggtggtcattcctactgtcatggacagctagattggtgaggacaaataGATAGTTCCCTtgtgttggttccttcaccacctgctgcagacccagtctggcagatatatccttcagaacttggccagcttggtcagtagtggtgctaccaagccagtcttgctgatggacatagaaatcccccatccagagtacacaTCGTGCCCTTGCTATCCTAAGTGCTTCTTCTAAGTGGTGTTTAATTGGGAGggatactgattcatcagctgaagggagggtggtaggtggtaatcagcaggaggttcttgcccatgtttgacctgatgcattGAGTCTTCAGGGCCTCtccctcttgactatttacccccatgccaccacctctggtaggtctgtcctgccagtggggcgGTGGTGGGATTGACTGAGATATTGGATGTAAGGATTGATTTAGAGAGTATGCCTATATCAACCTGTTGCTTAACTCgcttgtgggacagctctcctaaATTTGGCACATGTCCCCAGATGTTAATGAGGAGGACTTTGTAAGGTCCAATGGGCAGGGTATATCTTTGTTGTTTCCAGAGTCTTGGTCAACGCCAAGTGTCCCAtccagttttgtttttatttgttattttctgtagcagtttgatacaactgagaagCTTGGTCATTTCCGGGatcagttaagggtcaaccatgtTTCTGTGGGAATGTGttaaaaacatggatgagaattttaaaattgagatgttgcctgaccaggatccaatgcaggtcagcgagcacagggataatcggtgaacagaacttggtttgagttaggacacaggcagcagtttTGGAATGAGCTCAACTTCATGGAGGGTAGAAGCTGGCCAGACAGAAAAGCACTGGAATCGTTCAGTCTGGAGAAAAGCCATACCTCTGTAAACGTGACTGTAATGTTATTGAATACTGGGCACTCAGTCATTGCAAGATAAAGGGTTTTTGAATCCAGTAAGCAAAGACAGTTCTTTAATGCAGAGCTGAGTTGTATCGGTTTTGTGGGACTGgattggcccagacctgctagaagtgtatccTTCCAGTTTgtcagcatgtcagaatccatgaggaaaggcatcatcacccccaTCTGCAAGCAGAAGAGGAAAGGGAGGatattagaaattggcgacccatttcactgttgaatgcgGACTATAGGATTCTGTCCAAGATCAtggccaatcgggtcaagtctgctctggaactggtgatccaccctgaccagatctGCCTTGTACCCAGCAGGAAAATCTCCGACAGCCTCGTGCTACTCAGGGATATGATTGTctatgtttgggacaggggtatGGACACCTGTCTCATCATCCTcgaccaggagaaggcctttgacagaatatcgcacatctacatggtggatgtgcctCTCCAAGAtgtggtttggggagggaatccacaACTGCTCTACACAAATATCTTTAGCACTGTTTCAATCAacgggtgggaatcagaaagctttccagtTAAACCTGgaatcaggcagggctgccctctctcccttgccctgttcTTGTGTTACACAGAACGCTTTGCTGCGTTCATCAGGAAGGATtcaggcataagaggagtgacaatccccaGCAGGAGGCACTGAGGTCAAAGCCCCCTGTACATGGAAAACGTCACTGTCTTCTGCTCAGATCTGCtatcggtgcacagactgataaCCATTTGCAACTAGTTCAAACTGGTCTCAGGAGCCAAGATGAATCGCAacaagagtgaggccatgttctttgggaactggtcTGATTGATCTTTtgcccccttcactgtcaggtcagacggcctgaaggtgctgggaatATCGTTCAGAGGGACTGGGGCGTGTGCtaaaaactggaaggagtgaataGCTATGGTCAAATAAAAACTGGGCATGTGAGAGTGACTCCGTAGTAATTAGATTTTTATTTAGTGCATAGTGCacatttaagaataatacttgttaagaaagatcatatgatctgtagtaacgAATAGCAGAGTAACACGGGCTACCTccgcagtcagtgtagagttagagttggagttgaaagcacatgtgtagttattgctgagtatattgtaaataaatttaatgtttccattcaagaagtgtctgcagtgcaactctattactaatagtacaactctgCCACCCTAcaacatgctccctctccattgcaggtaacaacctggtcatcaggtgtgaggcactctcagtgTTCCTGTACTTGGCACagatctggcccattcctcactcctgtgctGTGGCAATCACCCGAgacatcttccgctttatctgaaGGTCAAAAATAGACCATCTTAGCAGGGACACCTCTAGGTAAAGGGGGAGAAAATGTACACAACATCGCCCTCACCTtcatggccacctttgtgtgtggctgcatcaagctgtgcatagaccctcagtacgcaaacaccaagtgtcactatgtgctgaggttctacctgtccccggtgttccgaaggatgggtctggccacgctgccgcagaCCGCTCCAAGtagctgtaccacctgtccctcgtggaaaaaatTATGCAGAGGAACacttttgaccacaagtccatcaggcataatgtcctagaggccctgcaggaaaaggagatggtggatcctgtcgaaTGATTCCCTGAACAGACTctcagtcatttggcagaatgtctcatcgccagaactttccaacaagcaccaagatgtagcttggctggtggtaagaaggagaccgttgttcacctccttgtggattgtgcctttgcaaagaaggtcttgagagagatgcagtggtttctgtcaaggttcatcctgagcagttctgtgacgcaggactctgtgctctacgggctgttcccagggatacacaccgagacaaacatcaactgcagctggaggatcatcaactcggtgaaagatggtCTTTGGTCTgactgaaacttgttggtcttccaatgTAAGGAGTAGTccatgactgagtgttgcagactggcacattccaatgtccaggactacatgctgagggacgcactaaagcttggggcagcttctgcagaggcgcaatggggaaaggtcactgtctaaggcctttcagccagAGTACACTGAGGGGCTGtgaaaggtatagacccctcgggctgtatgactcaacATTGAATGTATACTGTAAATATTACATATATcccaattgtattgaagcacctcagagtgcaacatgatcaatGTAGAAAATTTGAATACAATTGCACTTTCtctaatgaccattttgaaatgtttgtaaTGTTCCTCTAGATATTTTATTAAAAAGGTCTATTTTTGCAAAATAAAACTGAGGTGAGTTAGAGACTTCGTAAAACCCCTGGGGCTGTATGTTTGACATGTAATATTGTAAATATTAACTGTAATCAGTAACATACAGTATTGAAAGAAACTGATTTGTTTAGCACTTTATGTGATATCAACTTTGAACGGTAAAGTAATTTACTTCGTAAACTTtataaataaagtatattttggGGACAAAAATGAGAATAGGGTCTTCCCCAGGCAATTGAAACGCCTAACATGAAAACGAAAAATGTTGCAAattactcagcaggtgtggcaacatatgtggagagagaaacagtcaaagTTTCAGACCTGAGACCTTACATCAGTACTGGGACACAGACTTTGTCCCGCCCCTCCCTTCCCCAACTCTACGTTCATATCCCGGACTGTTTTGGTACACTGGGTTTCCAGCCGAGTAGGAAAATGCCCTTTATCGACCTTGAGAGTAACCTGCCTGCGAGCCGCTTCTCCGAGGAGCTGGTGAACAAGCTGTGCTGCGCGGCCGCCACTATCCTCGACAAACCCAAGgaggcaagttcacattttttaaagagggaatttcagaggctTTTCACTTGGACACTCTTCAGGGAACTGAGCTGTCTACTGGAAGGGACTGAAATGCTGCCTCACGGGAACAGGAAATTCACGTCAGTTTGAGGATCTGAcctgaaacatttctgcaacttgcTCCGACGTATATCAGCCAATAATTGAACTTTGAAAACAAAACTACGATTCTCCAAGAGGGTGACAGTCTGGAAGAGGAACTAAGTTCTGTTGAATTTGTGCGATTGTTTTAGCTTGACACTGTGTTTAAAGCATATTTTGTGTTATAGCCTAGGCCGCTGCTGAAGGTTGTGAGGCTGCAGAATTCGTAATTGAAACAAATCATGACAAGGTTTAATAATAGGTTAAATAAAATTACATCGAAATCTCAACAGGGAAATAGGTTTTGCGATAGTGTAGGAGGCAACAATCACCTAGAAAATCAACACTGGCAGGGTTTCTGTTAGCCCAGTGTGGAATGTACAGATTTTCTCCCTGTGGAGACTCATACCACTCACTCAAGTACAGAGAGCATAGTGCAGGTTAGCAGACCGAGCTTCAGTACCCACCCCTTAGGCAAATGTGACCAAGGAAACAGCTAGAGTTTAACTCACCAAAACCACAAAAGCTATCAACGCAAAGAACTAAGTTCATAGCTAAGAGCTAAGTCTGACAGGCTTATGAGAaacactaaaacaaaaacagaattacctggaaaaactcagcaggtctggcagcatcggcggagaagaacaaagttgacgtttcaagtcctcatgacccttcaaccagacctgctgagtttttccaggtaattctgtttttgttttggatttccagcatccgcagttttttgtttttatctctgtgtttaattgactgccacttctcttcaagaaatgcctaccttgaggAAGTACTgctcttcagttctgttgaagggtcatgaggacttgaaacatcaactttgttcttctccgccgatgctgccagacctgctgagtttttccaggtaattctatttttgttttggatttccagcatccgcagttttttgtttttatcttttttttgtttttatttatgagaAACACTCCCAGTCCCAGTATGACACTCCTAACTTGCTCCAGCCCAGATCCCATGAGAGCCAGGGCCTCCTCAGTCTTCcctaaaaatagggaagtcttgttacaactgtacagggtgttgatgaagccccacctggagtactgtgtacagttttggtccccgtattaagaaaggatatactggcactggaggcagtataAAAGAAATTCACTAGGCTGACTCTTGGGATGAagagttgacttatcaagaatggcagaacaggttaggcctttacttattagcgtttagaagaatgaagggtgatcttattgaaacgtacaagattctgagggggcttgacagggtagatgttgagaagatgtttccactagtgggggaatctcataccaggggacatagttacagaataagggaacactcatttaaaactgagatgcgaaagaatttcttctctgagggtagtgaatgtctggaattctctaccccaaagagttgtggaggctagatcagtgaaagaatttaaagaggaggtagatagatttttaaaatattggggaattgaaggctatgaggagctggcacggaGGAggattgaggcctggggcagatcagctaagatcttattgaatggcggggcaggcttgaggggccgaatggcctacaccagctcctatttcttatgttcttattattaCCAGTGCCCTGGAGTATTGCAGGTACTTTCCTGGCTTAGGTACTGCAATATTGTGTCTGTCACTGAGGATTAGAACTGTAGACATTTACACAGGAGGCCACCCATGTGTTGGCCATAACAACTATTTGGGTTTGTATAGCATCATAATGTAGAAAAAGAACACCTCAAGGTACTTCCCAGAGAGGCAATCAGACAGGAATGCCAAAGGAGGATGACAAAAGCTTGGACAGAGAAGTGGATTTAAAGGAGGAGCGCAAGTagcatttggggggtggggtggggtgggggcgttgGTATTCCAGTGTGGGACCTACATAGTTTAAGGCACAGTTATCAGTAGTGGGCAAATGAAAATGGAGATGGGGGCGGTGActcaagtggccagaattttcacagGGTTGCAAAGCTGGAGGAGAggttaagaaatagcaaggggtgAGGATGTGAAGGTATTTTAAATTGGGAAGCTGAGAACCAATGGAAATCAGTGTCTGTTAcaataaatggtttaaaaaactttattaaatctCAGGCAATTGAAAGAACAAATGGTGGAGCAATCAAAATtgagaatgctcaagaggccaaactAGAAATTTGCAAATATCTCGGAGGGTGGTAGGGCTggagattatagagatggggTGGGGCAAGGCCgtggagggaattgaaaacaaggatgaaaattttaaaatggaggcatcatttaaccaggagccaatgtaagtcagcgagcacGAGGgtgatgggtcaatggcacttgGTGAAAGTTAGGAcacgggcaacagagttttggatgacctcaagtttatggagggttgtgtgtgagaggccagccaggatagtcaagtctggaggtaacaaaagcatggatgagggtttcagcagcaaaagcCCTTAGGAAGGGACAGGCATAGGCAATGTTACAGCTCTGGAAGTAGGCGGTCTTAGTGACACCACGGATATGTGGTTGAAACTCAAATATCACACCAAGGCTGCAAAAAGTCTCATTGAGCAGcagacagttgccaggaagaGGAATAGAATTTGTGTTgaaggaacagagtttgtggtgggaAGCAAAGATAGTGACTTTAGCATTTAATTGGAAGCAATTTCAGCTCCTCCAGTCCTGGATGCTGGACAAGCAGTCTGGTAATTTAGAGACAATGGAAGGATCAAAAAAGGTGGtgctgaggtggagctgggtgtcttCAGCATACATATATAAACTGTTTTTGAAAGATGTTGCTGAGGGACAGATCCTTGGGAGACAGCTGAAGTCACTgcaggatgggaggagaagtCATTGTTGGTGCCTCTCTGGCTATGtttagataagaatggaatcaaGCTAGTGCAGTCCCGCTCAGCTGGACAATGGTGGAAAGGCATTAAATGCAAATGGTGTGATCCACTGTCTCAAAGGCTGcaaacacagaatcacataattgttacagtacagaaggaggccattcagccgatcatgtttgcaccggctctccgaatgagcattatgacttagtgccattctgctgcctattccccataaccctgcacattgtttccattcaaataatcatcacttgccgtcttgaatgcctcaattgaacctgtctccaccacgcttccaggcagtgcattcaagacaCATTGAGAAAGATGAGGGGGAAATAGTTTGTCTTTGTCACAattacataggatgtcatttgtgactttaataaGAGGCGTTTCTGTACTGTGCAGGGCAGAAATCTGATTGGAGAGATTCAcacatggagttccaggacagATGGGCACAAAATTGAAgatgactttggagaggaaagagagtTTGTTTTTTAGAGTAGAGCGGTGGTGACAACAGATTTGAAGGAAAGAGGGACAATACCCAAGGAGAACTggtaacaatatcagctaatctgggagccaggaagggaagttagGTGATCAGTAggttaagaccctccttaaaatttattcatgaaacagttttttctttttatagAGGATCAATGTGACTGTGAAACATGGCCTGTTAATGGCCGTTGGAGGCAGCATGGCTCCCTGTGTCCAACTGGCTGTGTCTTCCATTGGTGTGGTGGGCACGGCTGAGCAGAACAAGCAACACAGTGCCAAGTTCTTTGAGTTCTTCACACAGGAGCTGGGAATAACTGCAGACAGGTAAGTCTCACTTCTTGAGTCAGAGggttatgagttcaaatcccattctgGAGACTTGAGAATATtatctaggctggcacttcagCACAGTATTGGGGAAGTGTAATATTGTTGAAGGTACtgccttgcatttctatagcacctgtcATGACTTTAGGACATTCCAAACCACTTTACAGCCAAAGGAGTACTTCTAAACTGTAGTCACTGTGATAATGTAGAAAACACGGCAGCAAATTTGAGTACAGTAACCTCCCAGAAACTGCAATGTGATACAAACTGAGGTTCCATCTGCCTTCTTAGATCGACTTAAAAGATTCCATTGCATTATTTCGAAGAAAATCAGTTGTTCCAGGGAATTAACCCAAAATTTATCCATCAACCACCATTAAAACAGaatatctggttattatcatattgttgtttgtgggagcgtgCTGTGCACAAACTAGCTGTCATATTTCATACAACAGTACACCAGAAGTACTTCAAAATGCTATGGGAATATtgtttgagattgtgaaaggcactaaataaatgcaagactttctttagGGACAAGGAAGGGGCAAAGTTTCTGAGGTGAAATGAACGGTGGCATGACTATGTTATAGGGAGGAAGGAGACTGGAGAGAATATGAGTTGTCGAGTTTATAAGGAATGAGGTGATATTTGGGGAGGTGGGGTAGTTGGTCATGAGGGAAAAAAGGAGACAGAAGTGATGGACTTGATGGAGTTTGGAATTATAAACCAGAGTAAAGTAATCTGAAAGAACATTAACCAAACTTCCAAGGGCATTTGAAAAATGCTTTGTATCCTTTTGAAACAAGCTGAAGCCACTTTCTTCAATTAAAAAGTAGGTTTTGATATCTTCAGAGTTTCCTTGTTCTGTTCCTGCGAAGGTGTAATTGGGGTTAAACCTGATGTTTGTTCAGTGTTTTCATATTAGGTGCCATAGAAATCTTAAAACCTGTCTGGACTGTGTTGATTTGAATCAATGAAATGCATCAAACACTGGatcaacaggagtaggccattcagccctttaagcctgttcctccattcaattagatcataattGATGTGATAAATTGATTATTTCTGCTCCCTTCCTGTTATTCAGCCATGCCACCTTTcaccattaaaacagattatcaatTAACTCCATCTATCTGCCTTGATTCcttatcccttaatatctttgcctAACAAAAACTCTAGCAATCTCatttttgacattttcaattgacaCTACCCACCCTCCTCCACAGCCTCAACAACCTTTTGGGGAACAGATTTCCACTCCTTTTTGcatgaagtgcttcctgataaCATGGTTGAGCTCTAATTTTGTAAGggctggactcccccaccagaagaaatagtttctctctgcaTACTGTTGGAATACTCTATGAGCTATCTAGTACATAGGAGCTTAGAGTTTGTGACCTAAAAGTAACAAATTAGAAATAGAAAACATCGAGTTACTTCATTGCAGTTCCAAATGTCAAAGGTGAAAGAAAGTTGCAATTATTTTTGACCTTATGCTTCATATAGCAACACACTgattgtaggagcttgctgtgcacaaactagcTGTCATGTTTCCCACTTACTCACATCaagagtttgcatttatatagcacttttcacatccCTACAGCATcacaaagtgttttacagtcaatgaagtacttttgaaatgtagtgacCGTTGCTTTGTTGAAAGAATACCGCAGCCATTTTGCAAGTGGCCAGATCCTACAAAGACAATGAGATAATAACCaatttggtgatgttgattgtagTGGCCTCATCAGGGAGAgcacggctacgttcgctgccggatgtccctagagagggagcacgcggtgtctgctgacactctcgaggccttccgtgctcggtgggcaccgtggggactggggtgttttgttgacccctttgatcacattttgatttaaagtttgtaaggttcctttaaactttgtccttggttttacagctgacctgaattaggggctgtgcctgatttatcccaattttgttgatttggttttcatttaaaagattatcagggaGAGCGCTCCAGCCCTTACAATAGTGCAGTGGGACCTTTTATGTCTACTTGAGATGATAGATGggccctcagtttaatgtctgacTCAAAAGCCAACACTTCTGTCAGTACTGCATTggtgtgtcagtctggattatgtgcCCAAGTCTTTACAATGGGGCTTGAATACACAACATTGAGACTCGAAAAGGAGAATGATACAATTAAGTTATAGCTGACAGTCAAAGCTGCTACTGAAAGCAAGGCTTTTGTTGCTCCGAATGTCATAAGACTTATCACATCAGGTACAATATGCCTGGCTTGCTTTTCTTTGGAGCCTCTAATTTGAGAGCTTCAGTATCTTTCAACGTTTTCCTGTTCACCATCCACTATTGTGATAACAATTTGATGCTTTTTCTCtaaataagagaaaaaaaatccaagaTTCTAATTATTTGCTGTGGGCATGGCAAATGGCAGTTAGATGGAAAATTCTGAGAGCTGGTGATGTGAACAAGTGGAGAGAAATGTACTTTAAGTATCCTTTGGTAAGTGCCAAGGAGTTATAAATGTGCCTAAACTTTTAAACGGCCGAATTTTGCACAGCAGAAGAAATGTGCTCCTTTGCTTTAATTCCCAGATCACCAGTTTAATTTTGAAACTTATTGTTCTATGTGGTGCTCACACTAAGTTAGAGTGCACACTGTTTTGTAATTACAGCAGTGGTCACTCTCTGTAATAAACAATGCAATGGATTTTGGTCTGTGTTTGGTATTCTGGCCCAAACTTGGAGCTGGGTGACCAGTGTTCATCCAAACCAAGAACTGATGAGTTTTGGTCTCGGGCCTCATTCATAGGGGCTGATCGCTTCTTCATGGGCAGCTTGCCCGAAAGAGGAGATCAATGTCAGGCCATTTGACTCGCCAGTAGCGACCCTCAAGTAAATCCCGAGGGAGGGGTTTGGATTGAACTACATGGAGGACTGGGGTTGGGGAATCGTGACTGGT is from Carcharodon carcharias isolate sCarCar2 chromosome 13, sCarCar2.pri, whole genome shotgun sequence and encodes:
- the ddt gene encoding D-dopachrome decarboxylase — encoded protein: MPFIDLESNLPASRFSEELVNKLCCAAATILDKPKERINVTVKHGLLMAVGGSMAPCVQLAVSSIGVVGTAEQNKQHSAKFFEFFTQELGITADRILIRFYPVEKWQIGKNGTVMTFL